The Cellulomonas sp. S1-8 genome has a window encoding:
- the sufU gene encoding Fe-S cluster assembly sulfur transfer protein SufU — MSSAMEQLYQQVILDHAKHPHGRGLPVGASAVGTAVADHGSCAATSHQVNPTCGDEVTLHVDVDTSGDVPVVRAVAWEGQGCSISQASTSVLHDLVVGQDLPEVDRLATTFRAMMQSQGAALSDDAEELLGDAAAFVGVSRYAARVKCAQLGWVALNDALIMSGARTTEDA, encoded by the coding sequence ATGAGCTCGGCCATGGAGCAGCTGTACCAGCAGGTCATCCTCGACCACGCGAAGCACCCGCACGGCCGCGGCCTGCCCGTCGGTGCGTCGGCCGTCGGGACCGCCGTCGCCGACCACGGCTCGTGCGCCGCGACGTCGCACCAGGTCAACCCCACGTGCGGCGACGAGGTGACCCTGCACGTCGACGTCGACACCAGCGGCGACGTGCCCGTCGTGCGCGCCGTCGCGTGGGAGGGGCAGGGCTGCTCGATCTCGCAGGCGTCGACGTCCGTGCTGCACGACCTCGTCGTCGGCCAGGACCTGCCGGAGGTCGACCGGCTCGCGACGACCTTCCGCGCGATGATGCAGTCGCAGGGCGCGGCCCTGTCCGACGACGCCGAGGAGCTGCTCGGCGACGCGGCTGCCTTCGTGGGCGTCTCCCGCTACGCCGCACGCGTCAAGTGCGCCCAGCTCGGCTGGGTCGCCCTCAACGACGCCCTCATCATGTCCGGTGCCCGTACGACGGAGGACGCATGA
- a CDS encoding metal-sulfur cluster assembly factor produces MTTEPITPTTAGAPTAADVEEAMRDVIDPELGINVVDLGLVYGVVVDQTSTAVIDMTLTSAACPLTDVIEDQTGQALDGIVDGFRINWVWMPPWGPDKITPDGREQMRALGFNI; encoded by the coding sequence ATGACGACCGAACCGATCACCCCCACCACCGCCGGTGCCCCCACCGCCGCCGACGTCGAGGAGGCCATGCGCGACGTCATCGACCCCGAGCTCGGCATCAACGTCGTCGACCTCGGCCTGGTCTACGGCGTCGTCGTCGACCAGACGAGCACCGCGGTCATCGACATGACGCTCACGTCGGCGGCCTGCCCGCTGACCGACGTCATCGAGGACCAGACGGGCCAGGCGCTCGACGGCATCGTCGACGGCTTCCGCATCAACTGGGTGTGGATGCCGCCGTGGGGCCCCGACAAGATCACGCCCGACGGCCGCGAGCAGATGCGGGCGCTGGGCTTCAACATCTGA
- a CDS encoding neutral zinc metallopeptidase — protein sequence MTFSEGGSFEGGRVRRHGRGAAAAGGGGLIGIIALAIYLFTGQDVSGVIDSGQQGGQSEPTGVVEQCSAEQANADPLCRFSATLQSLDAYWAAGMPAGATFAEPAANEFSDGVATGCGQASSSTGPFYCPPDQGIYLDITFFELLQQQFGAQGGPLAEMYVYAHEYGHHIQNLTGVLTSADRAGGGADSDAVRVELQADCYAGMWAGDAATRVDPDTGVTFLQPVTAEELAQALDAAAVIGDDHIQEQSGGQVNPDTWTHGSSEQRQRWFTIGYEQGSAAACDTFSAAEL from the coding sequence GTGACTTTCAGCGAGGGTGGCAGCTTCGAGGGCGGCCGGGTCCGCCGACACGGACGAGGGGCCGCGGCCGCGGGCGGCGGCGGCCTGATCGGGATCATCGCGTTGGCGATCTACCTGTTCACCGGCCAGGACGTGTCGGGGGTGATCGACTCCGGGCAGCAAGGCGGCCAGAGCGAGCCGACGGGCGTGGTCGAGCAGTGCTCTGCCGAGCAGGCGAACGCCGACCCGCTCTGCCGCTTCTCGGCGACGCTCCAGTCGCTCGACGCCTACTGGGCCGCGGGTATGCCGGCTGGTGCGACGTTCGCAGAGCCCGCGGCCAACGAGTTCAGCGACGGCGTCGCGACCGGCTGCGGCCAGGCGTCGTCGTCGACCGGACCCTTCTACTGCCCGCCCGACCAGGGGATCTACCTCGACATCACGTTCTTCGAGCTGCTGCAGCAGCAGTTCGGCGCGCAGGGCGGTCCGCTCGCGGAGATGTACGTGTACGCCCACGAGTACGGGCACCACATCCAGAACCTCACGGGCGTCCTGACCTCCGCCGACCGTGCGGGCGGCGGCGCCGACTCCGACGCCGTGCGCGTCGAGCTGCAGGCCGACTGCTACGCCGGCATGTGGGCCGGCGACGCGGCGACGCGCGTGGACCCGGACACCGGCGTGACCTTCCTGCAGCCCGTCACCGCCGAGGAGCTCGCCCAGGCGCTCGACGCCGCCGCCGTGATCGGCGACGACCACATCCAGGAGCAGTCCGGCGGTCAGGTGAACCCCGACACGTGGACGCACGGCTCGAGCGAACAGCGCCAGCGGTGGTTCACCATCGGCTACGAGCAGGGCTCCGCCGCGGCCTGCGACACGTTCTCCGCGGCCGAGCTCTGA
- a CDS encoding energy-coupling factor transporter transmembrane component T: MVHRAPAALKLLLLAGVAVAVVLMTGPWAAAAGLGLVVALSALARVPWHRTTRGLLPVLVTAAVLATYQTWVRGPARGVEVALDLLALVLAGTLVTATTRADDLLAVVARAARPLRHVGLPPETVSLAVGLFLRTVPVLVHVTGEARDAARARGLERDPRAVVVPAAVRMVGHARTTGDALAARGLGD, from the coding sequence GTGGTCCACCGTGCTCCGGCCGCGCTCAAGCTGCTCCTGCTCGCGGGCGTCGCCGTGGCGGTCGTCCTGATGACGGGCCCGTGGGCCGCTGCGGCCGGGCTCGGGCTCGTCGTCGCGCTGTCCGCGCTCGCGCGCGTGCCGTGGCACCGCACCACCCGCGGACTGCTCCCGGTGCTCGTCACGGCCGCCGTCCTGGCGACCTACCAGACGTGGGTGCGCGGACCCGCACGCGGCGTCGAGGTCGCTCTCGACCTGCTCGCGCTCGTCCTGGCGGGCACGCTCGTCACGGCGACGACCCGCGCCGACGACCTCCTGGCGGTCGTCGCGCGCGCGGCCCGCCCGCTGCGGCACGTCGGGCTCCCCCCGGAGACCGTCTCCCTGGCCGTCGGGCTGTTCCTGCGGACCGTCCCCGTGCTGGTGCACGTGACCGGCGAGGCCCGTGACGCGGCACGTGCCCGCGGGCTCGAGCGGGACCCGCGGGCCGTCGTCGTGCCCGCCGCGGTGCGGATGGTCGGCCATGCGCGCACCACGGGCGACGCCCTCGCCGCCCGCGGTCTGGGCGACTGA
- a CDS encoding energy-coupling factor ABC transporter ATP-binding protein, whose protein sequence is MIELDAAEVTAWSPDPAGGPDRVVRLLGPVSLRLTERHVAVVGANGSGKSTLARLLNGLVLPSAGHVRVGGLDTARDGTAVRRRVGFVFTDPDAQIVMPTPLEDVALSLRRTVPDVGEREARALDALDRFGLADRAHVSVHALSGGQRQLLALAAVLATDPDVLVCDEPTTLLDLRWRTHVDALLGSLPQQLVVVTHDLDAAAHADRVLVVDDGRVVADDAPGPALAHYRALMAATPVPGSSPAGVP, encoded by the coding sequence GTGATCGAGCTCGACGCCGCCGAGGTCACCGCCTGGTCCCCGGACCCGGCCGGTGGCCCCGACCGCGTCGTGCGCCTGCTCGGACCGGTGTCGCTGCGCCTGACGGAGCGGCACGTCGCGGTCGTCGGGGCCAACGGGTCGGGCAAGTCCACGCTCGCGCGGCTGCTCAACGGGCTGGTGCTGCCGTCGGCCGGGCACGTGCGCGTCGGCGGCCTCGACACCGCGCGCGACGGCACGGCCGTGCGGCGGCGCGTCGGGTTCGTGTTCACCGACCCGGACGCGCAGATCGTCATGCCGACGCCGCTGGAGGACGTCGCGCTGTCCCTGCGGCGGACGGTCCCCGACGTCGGCGAGCGCGAGGCGCGCGCGCTGGACGCCCTGGACCGCTTCGGCCTCGCCGACCGCGCGCACGTCTCGGTGCACGCGCTGTCCGGCGGCCAGCGCCAGCTGCTCGCCCTGGCGGCGGTCCTGGCGACCGACCCCGACGTGCTGGTGTGCGACGAGCCGACGACGCTGCTCGACCTGCGGTGGCGCACCCACGTCGACGCGCTGCTCGGGTCGCTGCCGCAGCAGCTCGTCGTCGTGACGCACGACCTCGACGCCGCGGCGCACGCCGACCGCGTGCTGGTGGTCGACGACGGCCGGGTCGTCGCCGACGACGCACCGGGACCGGCGCTCGCGCACTACCGGGCCCTCATGGCAGCCACGCCGGTGCCGGGCTCCTCCCCCGCCGGCGTGCCGTGA
- a CDS encoding biotin transporter BioY — translation MATPLPDEHTSTTRTAGPAGPVEGTVPAVDATVPDLPAPRTARRTSTDVALVATFAAFVAACALVPAIPTGSGVPITLQTFGVVVAGLVLGARRGFLAVALYLVVGLAGVPVFAEMTGGLGVLGKPSVGYLLAFPLAAAVAGWLGGLALRARPRWRYPLLVAAGLGSSFLVTHPAGILGLMARLGVSAREALAIDVVYWPGDVVKNLLAAGVTLAVLRAFPDLRRDRR, via the coding sequence ATGGCCACGCCGCTGCCCGACGAGCACACGTCCACGACCCGGACCGCCGGCCCCGCCGGGCCGGTCGAGGGCACCGTGCCGGCCGTCGACGCCACCGTGCCCGACCTGCCCGCGCCGCGGACCGCACGCCGCACGTCGACCGACGTCGCGCTCGTCGCGACGTTCGCGGCGTTCGTCGCCGCGTGCGCGCTGGTCCCCGCGATCCCCACGGGATCGGGGGTGCCGATCACGCTGCAGACGTTCGGCGTGGTCGTCGCCGGGCTCGTGCTGGGCGCGCGGCGCGGGTTCCTCGCCGTCGCGCTGTACCTGGTCGTCGGCCTGGCCGGGGTCCCGGTGTTCGCGGAGATGACCGGGGGGCTCGGTGTGCTCGGCAAGCCGTCCGTGGGCTACCTGCTCGCGTTCCCGCTGGCCGCGGCGGTCGCGGGGTGGCTCGGCGGCCTGGCGCTGCGGGCGCGCCCGAGGTGGCGGTACCCGCTCCTGGTGGCGGCCGGGCTCGGGTCGTCGTTCCTCGTGACGCACCCGGCCGGGATCCTCGGCCTGATGGCCCGCCTGGGCGTCAGCGCCCGCGAGGCCCTCGCGATCGACGTCGTCTACTGGCCCGGCGACGTCGTGAAGAACCTGCTCGCCGCGGGCGTCACGCTGGCCGTGCTGCGCGCGTTCCCCGACCTGCGCCGCGACCGGCGCTGA
- a CDS encoding ABC-F family ATP-binding cassette domain-containing protein codes for MITASGVELRVGARVLLEPTTFRIASGDRIGLVGRNGAGKTTLMRTLAGETQPTGGTISRGGDVGYLPQDPGSGDLSQLAMNRVLSARGLDAVLASMRETEGLMASTDDATRDKAMDRYTRLEARFTAAGGYAAESEAHRITAALGLDDRVLGQDLGTLSGGQRRRVELARILFSGADTLLLDEPTNHLDVDSIVWLREYLKSYPGGFVVISHDVELLRATVNKVFYLDANRSLLDLYNLGWDAYLQQRETDEKRRRRERANAEKKAATLMAQADKMRAKATKAVAAQNMARRAERMLSGLDAVRASDKVARLRFPDPAPCGRTPLTAEGLSKSYGSEEVFTDVSLAIDRGSKVVVLGFNGAGKTTLLRMLGGLQEPDTGEVKAGHGLKLGYYAQEHETLDLSRTVLQNLRTAAPDLTDTQVRSVLGSFLFSGDDADKPAGVLSGGEKTRLALATLVVSSANVLLLDEPTNNLDPASREEILAALRGYQGAVVLVSHDEGAVAALEPERVLLLPDGDEDLWGPDYLDLIALA; via the coding sequence GTGATCACCGCCTCGGGCGTCGAGCTGCGCGTCGGCGCCCGCGTCCTGCTCGAGCCGACGACGTTCCGCATCGCCTCGGGCGACCGGATCGGGCTGGTCGGCCGCAACGGCGCCGGCAAGACGACGCTGATGAGGACGCTCGCGGGGGAGACCCAGCCGACCGGCGGGACCATCTCCCGCGGCGGCGACGTGGGGTACCTGCCGCAGGACCCGGGCTCCGGCGACCTGTCGCAGCTCGCGATGAACCGTGTGCTCTCGGCGCGCGGCCTGGACGCCGTGCTGGCGTCGATGCGTGAGACCGAGGGCCTGATGGCCTCGACCGACGACGCCACGCGCGACAAGGCGATGGACCGGTACACGCGTCTCGAGGCGCGGTTCACCGCGGCCGGAGGGTACGCCGCCGAGAGCGAGGCGCACCGCATCACGGCCGCCCTCGGGCTCGACGACCGGGTCCTCGGCCAGGACCTGGGCACGCTGTCCGGCGGTCAGCGCCGCCGTGTCGAGCTCGCGCGCATCCTGTTCTCGGGTGCCGACACGCTGCTCCTCGACGAGCCCACCAACCACCTCGACGTCGACTCGATCGTGTGGCTGCGCGAGTACCTCAAGAGCTACCCCGGCGGGTTCGTCGTCATCAGCCACGACGTCGAGCTGCTGCGCGCGACCGTCAACAAGGTCTTCTACCTCGACGCGAACCGCTCGCTGCTCGACCTGTACAACCTGGGCTGGGACGCCTACCTGCAGCAGCGGGAGACCGACGAGAAGCGCCGCCGCCGCGAGCGGGCCAACGCCGAGAAGAAGGCCGCGACGCTCATGGCGCAGGCCGACAAGATGCGCGCGAAGGCCACCAAGGCGGTCGCGGCGCAGAACATGGCACGCCGTGCGGAGCGCATGCTGTCGGGCCTGGACGCGGTCCGCGCCTCGGACAAGGTCGCCCGGCTGCGGTTCCCCGACCCGGCCCCGTGCGGGCGCACGCCGCTGACCGCCGAGGGGCTGTCGAAGTCGTACGGCTCGGAGGAGGTCTTCACGGACGTCTCGCTCGCGATCGACCGGGGGAGCAAGGTCGTCGTCCTGGGCTTCAACGGTGCGGGCAAGACGACGCTGCTGCGCATGCTCGGCGGCCTGCAGGAGCCCGACACCGGTGAGGTGAAGGCGGGCCACGGCCTCAAGCTCGGGTACTACGCGCAGGAGCACGAGACGCTCGACCTGTCGCGCACGGTCCTGCAGAACCTGCGCACCGCGGCGCCGGACCTCACCGACACGCAGGTGCGGTCCGTGCTCGGGTCGTTCCTGTTCTCCGGGGACGACGCCGACAAGCCCGCGGGCGTGCTCTCGGGCGGCGAGAAGACCCGTCTCGCGCTCGCGACGCTCGTCGTGTCGAGCGCGAACGTGCTGCTCCTGGACGAGCCGACGAACAACCTCGACCCGGCGTCCCGCGAGGAGATCCTGGCGGCGCTGCGCGGCTACCAGGGCGCGGTCGTGCTGGTGAGCCACGACGAGGGCGCGGTCGCGGCGCTCGAGCCCGAGCGCGTCCTGCTGCTGCCCGACGGCGACGAGGACCTGTGGGGCCCCGACTACCTGGACCTCATCGCGCTGGCCTGA
- a CDS encoding SURF1 family protein — MSLPPAGDARDAARRRAVGLLVVGLVVAVTCTFLGRWQWQRHVARDAAIAVVEANFAAAPVDLADVVADPDAPLPDADTWRAVEVRGRYLPDAAVLLRNRPVDGTPSYHVLVPLVVDDAAPGAFGTPVAAGRALVVDRGWVPTGADGSVGVAIPPPPAGEVTVTVRLRPGEATSRRDAPAGQVQAIAPAQVLAAGGADAAPYAAYGALLREDPAAAEPLGALPVPSTDPGSHLSYAFQWWVFALGGLVAFSVSARREWVWSGAAPGAPDAPAPPPRPRRARGRDELDEDAEVDAQVAAGRR, encoded by the coding sequence GTGAGCCTGCCGCCGGCCGGCGACGCGCGTGACGCGGCCCGCCGACGGGCCGTCGGGCTGCTGGTCGTCGGCCTCGTCGTGGCCGTGACGTGCACGTTCCTCGGACGCTGGCAGTGGCAGCGGCACGTCGCCCGGGACGCCGCGATCGCGGTCGTCGAGGCGAACTTCGCGGCCGCGCCCGTGGACCTCGCGGACGTCGTCGCGGACCCCGACGCCCCGCTGCCGGACGCGGACACATGGCGCGCCGTCGAGGTCCGGGGCCGCTACCTGCCCGACGCGGCCGTCCTGCTGCGCAACCGGCCCGTGGACGGGACGCCCTCGTACCACGTCCTCGTGCCGCTGGTCGTCGACGACGCGGCGCCGGGCGCGTTCGGCACGCCCGTCGCCGCCGGCCGCGCGCTCGTGGTCGACCGCGGGTGGGTCCCCACCGGCGCGGACGGCTCGGTGGGCGTCGCGATCCCCCCGCCGCCGGCCGGTGAGGTGACGGTGACCGTGCGGCTGCGTCCCGGGGAGGCGACGAGCCGCCGGGACGCTCCCGCCGGGCAGGTGCAGGCCATCGCGCCCGCGCAGGTGCTGGCCGCCGGTGGTGCCGACGCCGCGCCGTACGCCGCGTACGGTGCGCTGCTGCGCGAGGACCCGGCGGCGGCCGAGCCGCTCGGCGCCCTGCCCGTGCCGAGCACCGACCCGGGCTCGCACCTCTCGTACGCATTCCAGTGGTGGGTGTTCGCGCTCGGCGGCCTGGTCGCGTTCAGCGTGTCGGCACGCCGGGAGTGGGTCTGGTCGGGCGCCGCCCCGGGGGCGCCCGACGCCCCGGCACCTCCGCCCCGGCCGCGGCGGGCGCGTGGGCGCGACGAGCTCGACGAGGACGCCGAGGTCGACGCGCAGGTCGCCGCCGGGCGCCGCTGA
- a CDS encoding DUF3099 domain-containing protein, protein MSTRRRGEHAEPEVHRITSAPEPLADDLARRQRRYLWQMGVRVVCFVAAGLLWSRVPVVIPIVLLVIASVIPYVAVLLANAGRERRDEPGVFFEARQLPPAPRHDELGGGR, encoded by the coding sequence GTGAGCACACGTCGTCGGGGCGAGCACGCGGAGCCGGAGGTGCACCGCATCACGTCGGCGCCCGAACCGCTGGCCGACGACCTCGCGCGCCGGCAGCGCCGCTACCTGTGGCAGATGGGCGTCCGCGTCGTGTGCTTCGTGGCCGCGGGACTCCTGTGGTCGCGCGTGCCGGTCGTCATCCCGATCGTGCTGCTCGTGATCGCGTCGGTCATCCCCTACGTCGCCGTCCTGCTGGCCAACGCGGGCCGCGAGCGTCGCGACGAGCCGGGCGTGTTCTTCGAGGCCCGCCAGCTGCCGCCGGCACCCCGGCACGACGAGCTCGGCGGTGGCCGGTGA